Within Azoarcus sp. DD4, the genomic segment GTCCACGGCGAGGTCAGCGCCTTGCCGAGCCAGTCCTTCAGCGAAGGGATGCCCTGGTCTTCGTAGGTGCCGTCCGAGGCACGGTCGCTGATCGAGACCAGGCCGATGGTGATGCTGTCGCTCATGCTTGCTCCGGATTGTCGTAATCGGTGGATTCGTCCTCGGCCGCGACAGTGCCCTCTTCCAGTTCGCGCAGGACCCGGAAGATCTCGCGGAAGGACTTCGGCGGCTTGTTGTGCTCGCGTTCCTTGATCGCATTGCGCCGCAGCGTGCGCAGGTGCTGCAGGTCGGCATGCGGCCAGGTGGAGGCGATCTTCTCCAGCACCTTTTCGTCGTCGATGAAATCGACACGCAGCTTCTCCAGCCTGTGCTGCTTCGCCACCTCGGCGGCCGAAACACCATTGAATACGTCTAGCTGGGCCTGGATGGGCTCGGGGTCGATGTTGCGCATCAATTTGCCGATGTACTGCATCTGGCGACGACGGGCCTCGTGCGAAGTGAAACGCTGCGCGTCGCGTACCGCGTCGAACAGCTCTTCGGGCATCGGCACCTTGCGCAGGCGCTCGACCGACAATTCGACCAGTTGCTGGCCGAGATCCTGTAGCGCGTGCATCGCCCGCTTGCGGCTGCTCTTGCTCGGCGGCTCGAGCATGTCGTCATCGGAATAGTCGTGGAAATCTGAACGGGAAACCATCGTGGCTCAAGCGTCGGGCGGGGATCGGGTTAAGATTATAGCCTTTGCCCACTGGTCTTCCGCCCATGTCCGCTCAAGGCTTCTCCTTCTCCCAGGCCCATCTGCGCGAAATCGCCACCGACATCCTGAAGTACGCGAAGAAGCGCGGTGCCTCGGCCTGCGAAACCGACGTCTCCGAAGGCTTCGGCCAGTCGGTGGCGGTGCGCAAGGGCGAGGTCGATACCATCGAGTACAACCGCGACAAGGGCATCGGCGTCACCGTCTATCTCGGCCAGCAGCGCGGCTACGCCAGCACCTCGGATTTCTCCAAGGCCGCGCTCAAGGCCACGGTGGATGCGGCGGTTTCGATCGCCGGCTTCACCGCGCCCGACCCCTGCGCCGGGCTGGCCGACGCCGCGCTGATGGCCAAGGACATGCCCGACCTCGACCTCTTCCACCCGTGGGACATCTCGGTGGATGAAGCCATCGAGCTGGCGCGCCGTTGCGAGGATGCAGCCTTCGCCGTCGGCCCGAAGATCACCAATTCCGAAGGCGCCAACGTCTCCATCCAGCAGTCGCAGTTCGTCTCCGCCAACAGCCTCGGCTTCATCGGCGGCTACGCCACCACCCGCCACGGCCTGTCGTGCTCGGTGATCGCCGGCGAAGGCGACGGCATGCAACGCGAGTACTGGTACGACTCGCGGCGCGATGCCGCCGACCTGATCGCTGCGGAAGACGTCGGCCGCCTAGCCGGCGAGCGGGCCATTGCTCGACTGGGCGCCAAGAAGATCCGCACCTGCGAAATGCCGGTGATCTTCGAAGCCCCGCTGGCCGTCACCCTGCTCGGCAA encodes:
- the pmbA gene encoding metalloprotease PmbA yields the protein MSAQGFSFSQAHLREIATDILKYAKKRGASACETDVSEGFGQSVAVRKGEVDTIEYNRDKGIGVTVYLGQQRGYASTSDFSKAALKATVDAAVSIAGFTAPDPCAGLADAALMAKDMPDLDLFHPWDISVDEAIELARRCEDAAFAVGPKITNSEGANVSIQQSQFVSANSLGFIGGYATTRHGLSCSVIAGEGDGMQREYWYDSRRDAADLIAAEDVGRLAGERAIARLGAKKIRTCEMPVIFEAPLAVTLLGNFVQAVSGGSLYRKSSFLLDSLGQQVFSPVVSIAERPHLKKAFGSSWFDSDGVATRDREVVIDGVLQGYFLSTYSARKLGMQTTGNAGGSHNLAVKPGSEDLAGLIRQMDKGLVVTELLGHGVNYVTGDYSRGAAGFWVEKGKIKHAVEEVTIAGNLRDMFRNIVAIGNDALPRGAKHCGSVLIECMKIAGR
- the yjgA gene encoding ribosome biogenesis factor YjgA, with protein sequence MVSRSDFHDYSDDDMLEPPSKSSRKRAMHALQDLGQQLVELSVERLRKVPMPEELFDAVRDAQRFTSHEARRRQMQYIGKLMRNIDPEPIQAQLDVFNGVSAAEVAKQHRLEKLRVDFIDDEKVLEKIASTWPHADLQHLRTLRRNAIKEREHNKPPKSFREIFRVLRELEEGTVAAEDESTDYDNPEQA